The Sinomicrobium kalidii region AAACACGTAATTATCGTTCTCCCATATGGCGACTCCCGCCTGGATGCTTACCGGGGTGCTTTTGAAATTTGTTCCGGGATAGATCACCGTACCGTAGAGGCGGGCGTCCTTATTTTCAAAAATGTCGCTGATGTTTTCATAAGGGATGTACGCTCCGTTACCGTCCTGATAATTTAAGGTGCCGTTACTTCCATCCAGATAGTCAAAACTTTCCACCAGGTTTAAAGAGGGGGTAAGTACGGAAGAACCTTCGTTGTCTTCGGTGAGGCTTCTCGGAATATTATCGTAGGTAAACCTGTGGGTTTTAAGGCTGAGTTCATAATCTTTGGCGAAAATGATTTCCCGGTTTCCCTTGTTGATTAACATTTCATAGAAATTCGCCCCTTTATCCGGGTTTTCATCGTAGAGTCCGTAGTTACCACTGTTAATAATGGTTTGTGAGGCCTGAAGCGATTTTTGATAATAATCGCCGGCCTTGTCTGCGGGTATCCCTACTTCACCTCCGGGTAAAGTGATCGGCGATGCCATCCGGTTATTGTATTTTGCCAGTGAAGCGGCATACAACATGGCTCTGCTTTCGAGGGCAAGAGTGGTAAAAGTATTGGCGCGGGTCTGGCTTGAATTATTGGGTGCCAGGTCGGCTTTGATCTCTTCCAGTTCCGTGTAAATGAAATCATATACTTCATGTTCCTTTGCACGGGGTACCTGCAGGGGTGTAGGGTCACCGCTGTAATCATAGATCAACTGTTCGGTAACCAGCGGAACCCCGCCCATACGCTTTACCAGTTCGAAATACACAAAAGCACGGATAAACCGCAATTCGCCCCTGAAAAGGGTTTTTTGCTCTTCATCCAGCTCAATGCTGTATTCGTCTATATTGTCCAGTGCCAGGTTAATATCGCGTATCAACCCGTAATCCCAGTACCTTCCGTAATCGTCTCCGTACTGGAAGTCGTTGTGCCAGTTTCCATCGAAATGGCCGGACCACATCGCATCGTCAATATCGGTCATGCCGCCTGTGTTGAAAACGCCATGCAAAGCCGGTAAGCGGTCGTAATAATTGGCCAGCAGGGACTTGATAAGCACAGGGTCGTTCCAAAGCTGTTCGTCCGTAATGATATTTTTGGGATCTCTTTCCAGCCAGTCATCATTATTACAGGCCGTAAGAAAAAACGAAATGATAACGGATAGTATAAATAAATGTCTCATTGTATTCGATTTAAAATGAAAAGTTAAAACCAACCAACACTGTTTTCTGCTGCGGATAAACCACGGCAGCTCTCGCTTCAATTTCCGGATCAATTCCATATTGCTTAACGTTGTCAAAAGAGAGCAGATTTGATCCGCCTACGTATATACGCGCTTTTTGCGCACTTATCTTTTCCGCGATTTCTTTGGGGAAGGTATATCCGAGTTCGAGGTTCCTTATTCTTAAAAAGCGGACGTTGGTCAGCCAGAAATCACTGTTTCTCGCATTTGGTCCCGAATGTCCCCTGCGGATGGCGGGATAGTGCCCCGGAATCCATTCGCTGTTCGGATCATACGGATCGGCACGGTGCCACCGGTCTTCCAGTAAATACGCAGGAGAGTTACCACCGGCGTGATAGGGATTTCTGAGTTCGTAATCCTGGAACCAGGATTGCATGGCACCACCGGCGAAATCGATATTCAGATCAATGCCTTTCCAGTCCAGTCCGATATTCCCTCCGAAAGACATCATGGGGGCCCAGCCCGTAGGATAACCGATAGGGCGCTCGTCCATACCGTTAATGGTACCGTCTCCGTTCACATCCTTGTAAATAAAATCGCCGGGGAGTTGGGTCCTGTTGTTTTGTCCGTCGTTGTTCACAGGGTGATTCCTGATCTCTTCTTCATTCTGAAAACGGCCAACCACCTGATATCCCCACCAGACACCGCCCCACCGGTCTTCTGCGGAACCGCGGTACTCATCCCATGAATTTCCGAAGCGTGGCTTGTAGGTCTTTATACTTCTGTAACGGGAATAGGTGAAATTACCGCTAACGGTATAATTAAGCTCACCGACGGAGTTTCTGTAGGTAATAATTCCTTCTCCTCCGTAGTAGCCGTTCTCGTTGAGGTTCTCATTGGGAAGCGTATAACCTACTTCGCTTGGCAACAGTACATCATACCGTGGGGCAGGGACCCCCGTTCTTACGATCTTAAACAGATCGGCCGTCATGCTTAGTTTGTTGTCGAACATGGCCACATCGATACCGATATTGGAGTTGGTGTTTTTTACCCACGACAAGTTATCGACCGGTAGCCCTCTGGGCCTTATTCCGGTGGTAAAGCTGCCGTCCAGTACGGCATTTCCGTTATTCCAGGTATAGCCTCCGAGATATCCGAACATGCTCACTCCTTCTTCTTTTCCTGTCTGGCCGATGGATGCCCTGATTTTTAAATTGTTAACAACACCTTTCAAGCCTTTGAAAAAGGGTTCTTCGGAAATACGCCATCCCAGGGATACACCGGGGAAGAAACCCCAGCGGTGCCCCGGAGGGTATAGGTAGGAAGCGTCGTAACGTCCTAATAATTCGAGCAGGTATTTGCCCTTGTAATTGTAATTGATCTTTCCGATATAGCCGGCCCTTGCTTCGTAATCCCAGGCGTCATTGAACGAATTCAATTTATCGAATTCCAGCAGGGGAAGGTAATCGTTGGAAGGATTGGTTCCCAGTTGCAGGTAATCCTTTTCATAATCAGACCGTTCATAGGCTGCGGTAACAGATAGCGAATGGTCGCCGAAGGTTTTGGAATAATCCAGTTGGAACTGGGTATATCTCGAAACCACTTCCCGTTCGGTCTGAAATCTCCATCCGCCATCGACTCCCCCGGTGCGGTCATAAATGTCTTCGGCTTCATTATAGGTGTAAACATCATAGGTATATTGAAAACCGTCGAATTTATTGTTGGTATAGTTATAGGAAAAGGTTCCTTTTGCCTTCAGGCCGA contains the following coding sequences:
- a CDS encoding RagB/SusD family nutrient uptake outer membrane protein; protein product: MRHLFILSVIISFFLTACNNDDWLERDPKNIITDEQLWNDPVLIKSLLANYYDRLPALHGVFNTGGMTDIDDAMWSGHFDGNWHNDFQYGDDYGRYWDYGLIRDINLALDNIDEYSIELDEEQKTLFRGELRFIRAFVYFELVKRMGGVPLVTEQLIYDYSGDPTPLQVPRAKEHEVYDFIYTELEEIKADLAPNNSSQTRANTFTTLALESRAMLYAASLAKYNNRMASPITLPGGEVGIPADKAGDYYQKSLQASQTIINSGNYGLYDENPDKGANFYEMLINKGNREIIFAKDYELSLKTHRFTYDNIPRSLTEDNEGSSVLTPSLNLVESFDYLDGSNGTLNYQDGNGAYIPYENISDIFENKDARLYGTVIYPGTNFKSTPVSIQAGVAIWENDNYVFRAAPNLGNQYDDGNLWTGFDGPKDNAQFVSNTGFYVRKFVSEAAGASTRGVAAQNWWPWFRLGEIYLNAAEAAFETGQQAEATAYINTIRERAGFPANSISNLTMEMIRNERRTELAFEDHRYFDLKRWRIAHEIWNGSDDSEDAVVYGLFPYRIVRPGHEDNNKYIFHKMRPTRFRRPRFFRFANYYSSIDPNVLNNNPKLVRNPFH
- a CDS encoding SusC/RagA family TonB-linked outer membrane protein encodes the protein MYQKLLRSGSIKWLCIAVFVAFTSVLTAQETEINGRVLDDEGVPLPGAAVVEKGGSNGTMTDMDGEFSLTVSGPEDVVLVISFIGFKTQEVPVNDDLFTEVTLQADIASLDEVVVVGYGTQKKKEVTAAISNIKSEDLVRSSSTTTAGALAGKTPGVSVRAKDARPGRGAAIEVRNMGNPLFVIDGIPYGGQTGGDWVQSPNVSGNDIFNSLNLEDIESITILKDASAAIYGMRAANGVVLVTTKKGRKNEDVRINVNGYYGWQNLTRFPKLANAAQYTRGLVEAAQNAGQDPNSVYTPEELARWQAGTEPGYRSYDYYDLVMRKNIPQYHINANVTGGSEKTNYYLSVANTHQDALMEDFSYERTNLQANLESDITKHLSIGTQISGRQEKTRDVGLPGGDGYFSAILGMFSNIPTVGPYANDNPDYINHTRDYSRNPALFDRDIAGYKDNLGRNLNINLFATYDFDFGLKAKGTFSYNYTNNKFDGFQYTYDVYTYNEAEDIYDRTGGVDGGWRFQTEREVVSRYTQFQLDYSKTFGDHSLSVTAAYERSDYEKDYLQLGTNPSNDYLPLLEFDKLNSFNDAWDYEARAGYIGKINYNYKGKYLLELLGRYDASYLYPPGHRWGFFPGVSLGWRISEEPFFKGLKGVVNNLKIRASIGQTGKEEGVSMFGYLGGYTWNNGNAVLDGSFTTGIRPRGLPVDNLSWVKNTNSNIGIDVAMFDNKLSMTADLFKIVRTGVPAPRYDVLLPSEVGYTLPNENLNENGYYGGEGIITYRNSVGELNYTVSGNFTYSRYRSIKTYKPRFGNSWDEYRGSAEDRWGGVWWGYQVVGRFQNEEEIRNHPVNNDGQNNRTQLPGDFIYKDVNGDGTINGMDERPIGYPTGWAPMMSFGGNIGLDWKGIDLNIDFAGGAMQSWFQDYELRNPYHAGGNSPAYLLEDRWHRADPYDPNSEWIPGHYPAIRRGHSGPNARNSDFWLTNVRFLRIRNLELGYTFPKEIAEKISAQKARIYVGGSNLLSFDNVKQYGIDPEIEARAAVVYPQQKTVLVGFNFSF